In a genomic window of Zingiber officinale cultivar Zhangliang chromosome 9B, Zo_v1.1, whole genome shotgun sequence:
- the LOC122022786 gene encoding uncharacterized protein LOC122022786, with product MVDKLLKDYATPFARGVQSSITRPPIDADNLEIKPAVIHMVQQNQFRGGPHEDPNHHLELFYEICGTMKVNEVPPESKFLDKFYLPNKTAHMRNLIASFKQIDLESLFEAWNWFNIMQRQCPHYGLEKWLVLHTFYNGINYHTKVSLDSTAGGALMNKSLDEVEEIIENVALNHHQWASKRSSGAFSGNQMKASGKFKVDAFTLMSAKRDALTKKFEAMGSNTTNAIVCACDICRSYNQRQNNLYSNTYNPGWRNHPNFSYRNNQDQGAAHQVYQHGQQAHQQQQPTQLSRIEKMLEEALSEHKEMRSEIKQLTQRLENSEKHQKMQDIQIAQIAQSVSRA from the exons ATGGTCGATAAACTGTTGAAAGATTATGCGACACCATTTGCACGAGGGGTCCAATCCAGTATCACCCGACCACCCATAGATGCTGACAACCTTGAGATCAAGCCCgcagtaatccacatggtccaGCAAAATCAATTCAGAGGGGGGCCACACGAAGACCCGAATCATCATCTAGAGCTGTTTTATGAAATTTGTGGCACGATGAAGGTGAATGAGGTTCCGCCAGAATCG aAATTCTTAGACAAGTTCTACCTCCCAAACAAGACTGCCCACATGAGGAACCTGATTGCCAGTTTCAAGCAGATAGATTTAGAATCCCTATTTGAAGCCTGGAACTGGTTTAACATCATGCAGAGACAGTGCCCCCATTATGGCCTTGAGAAGTGGCTGGTTCTACACACCTTCTATAATGGAATAaattatcacacgaaggtatcatTGGACTCTACAGcaggaggagcactgatgaacaaAAGTCTTGATGAAGTTGAAGAGATAATAGAAAATGTGGCACTaaaccaccatcagtgggcatcTAAAAGATCTAGCGGTGCTTTCTCAGGAAATCAGATGAAGGCATCAGGAAAATTCAAGGTGGATGCATTCACACTTATGTCTGCGAAGCGGGACGCCCTGACTAAGAAATTTGAAGCCATGGGTAGCAACACAACTAATGCAATAGTCTGTGCTTGCGACATTTGCAGAA GCTACAATCAGAGGCAAAACAATctgtactccaacacatacaaccctggatggaggaaCCACCCCAACTTTTCATACCGAAATAATCAAGACCAGGGGGCGGCGCATCAGGTCTACCAACATGGACAACAGGCtcatcaacaacaacaacctaCACAGTTGTCTaggattgaaaagatgcttgaggaagctCTCTCGGAGCATAAGGAGATGAGGAGCGAGATCAAGCAACTGACTCAGAGGCTGGAGAACTCAGAAAAACACCAGAAGATGCAAGATATCCAGATAGCCCAGATAGCTCAGTCCGTCTCAAGAGCATAG